One genomic window of Dryobates pubescens isolate bDryPub1 chromosome 17, bDryPub1.pri, whole genome shotgun sequence includes the following:
- the LOC104307967 gene encoding protein regulator of cytokinesis 1, with protein sequence MNKAATRKSEVLAAEVVAVLTEAMATLRDIWEEIGIPEEQRLERTRTAKKHIQELLVEMVEEEEGLKARLLKSIELCQQKLHSLCKELQLEPLETEEEGTILEREKSLRTRVEVLLKQRRDRKEELKNLQEQEQDLCDLLCTAPFSIDAKAVPSLEQLDRYRRHLASLAAEKERRQEEFVRSRRQIILLMEELDHTPDTSFEQDVVDEDVEAFCLSTDNLAALQELLRQLEARRALNEAACAELRSRIKMLWERLQVPVEERESSAVHVPGCRARTRKALQLEVEHLEELKLQNMKAVIQAARAELADYWDRCCYSQEQKEAFSPYYDEDYTETLLELHDTEVVKMKNYYEAHKDLFEAVQKWEQSWNLFLELERKASDPSRFTNRGGSLLKEEKQRSKLQKVLSKLQDELEKKIQAWQQEHQTVFLVKGQQFMEHVKAQWQLYHQEKEKEKQERQLKRSRETEAEMMFGSTPRTPNKRRVLGPHTPGKVRKLNGTSICTPNSTVRSVLGQTTCYSPLSRLPPSGGKLRPPRTPGPMTPKTPRPGYREQNKENVAQQHGSTLSGGCPPTAPAQQSLSVSSVPGTYSAFARELSKASKADSILNSTATTAFCRGAAASSCP encoded by the exons ATGAACAAGGCCGCCACAAGGAAGAG TGAGGTGCTGGCGGCCGAGGTCGTGGCGGTCCTGACCGAAGCCATGGCGACGCTGCGGGACATCTGGGAGGAGATCGGAATCCCGGAGGAGCAGCGCCTGGAGCGTACCCGTACGGCCAAAaagcacatccag GAGCTCCTGGTTGAGAtggtggaagaggaggaaggtctGAAGGCACGTCTTCTGAAGAGCATTGAGCTGTGTCAGCAGAAGCTTCACAGTCTCTGCAAGGaactgcagctggagcccttgGAG acagaggaggaaggaaccattctggagagagagaagagcctgCGGACCCGTGTGGAagtgctgctgaagcagaggagggacaggaaggaggagctgaagaacctgcaagagcaggagcaagacctgtgtgacctcctctgcaCCGCTCCGTTCTCCATCGACGCCAAGGccgtgcccagcctggagcagctggatcGCTATCGGCGCCACTTggcctccctggctgctgagaaA GAGCGAAGGCAGGAAGAGTTTGTCCGCAGCAGGCGGCAAATCATCCTCCTGATGGAGGAGCTGGACCACACTCCAGACACCAGCTTTGAGCAGGACGTGGTGGATGAGGATGTGGAAGCCTTCTGCTTGTCCACAGACAaccttgcagccctgcaggagctgctgcgcCAG ctggaaGCTCGGCGGGCGCTGAACGAAGCTGCGTGCGCAGAGCTGCGCTCCAGGATCAAGATGCTCTGGGAACGGCTGCAGGTccctgtggaggagagagagtcCTCTGCAGTGCACGTGCCTGGGTGCAGAGCCAGGACCAGGAAAGCT ctgcagctggaagtgGAGCATCTGGAGGAGCTGAAGCTGCAGAACATGAAGGCTGTGATTCAGGCAGCCCgggcagagctggctgactACTGGGACAGATGCTGCTacagccaggagcagaaggaggCCTTCAGCCCCTACTACGATG AGGACTACACAGAGACCCTGCTCGAGCTCCATGACACCGAGGTGGTGAAGATGAAGAACTACTATGAAGCACACAAAGATCTGTTTGAGGCTGTCCAGaagtgggagcagagctggaatcTGTTCCTGGAGCTGGAG AGGAAGGCATCTGACCCCAGCCGCTTCACCAACCGTGGGGGGAGTCTGctgaaggaggagaagcagcgcTCCAAGCTGCAGAAGGTGCTTTCCAAG CTACAGGATGAGCTGGAGAAGAAgatccaggcctggcagcaggagcaccagACTGTTTTCCTGGTGAAGGGGCAGCAGTTCATGGAGCATGTGAAGGCGCAGTGGCAGCTGTACCaccaggagaaagagaaggagaagcaggagagg cagctgaagaggagccgtGAGACTGAGGCAGAGATGATGTTTGGCAGCACCCCGCGGACGCCCAACAAGCGCCGGGTGCTCGGCCCCCACACGCCTGGCAAAGTAAGGAAG cTTAATGGCACCTCCATCTGCACCCCCAACAGCACCGTCCGCTCTGTTTTGGGGCAAACCACCTGCTACTCGCCCTTGTCACGGCTGCCACCTTCTGGAGGCAAG ctCAGGCCACCTCGGACCCCTGGCCCCATGACCCCGAAGACGCCCCGGCCTGGCTACAGGGAGCAGAACAAGGAGAACGTGGCCCAGCAGCACGGCAGCACCCTGAGCGGTGGGTgcccccccacagcccctgcccagcagagcctcagcGTTAGCTCTGTGCCCGGCACCTATTCTGCCTTTGCG CGTGAACTTTCCAAGGCATCCAAGGCTGACAGCATCCTGAACTCCACTGCTACCACTGCCTTCTGCCGCGGCGCTGCCGCCTCCAGCTGCCCCTAG
- the LOC128898042 gene encoding RCC1 domain-containing protein 1-like, producing the protein MLCLLHGQLGHGTLESEQQPREVEALGGVPMTAVAAGGWHSASISEAGDLYLWGWNESGQLALPCKALAEEQAQAQDAGEVRAEGAPCQERPGAEAAAFISIQALPALLDLPRQPQVSRVSCGSRHTAAVTRGGELYTWGWGK; encoded by the exons ATGTTGTGCCTGCT GCACGGGCAGCTTGGCCATGGCACCCTGGAGTCGGAGCAGCAGCCACGAGAGGTGGAGGCGTTGGGCGGTGTGCCCATGACAGCAGTGGCAGCTGGCGGGTGGCACTCggccagcatcagtg aggcAGGAGATCTCTACCTGTGGGGCTGGAACGAGTCCgggcagctggctctgccctgcaaagcactggcagaggagcaggcacaGGCCCAGGACGCAGGTGAGgtgagg gccGAGGGGGCGCCGTGCCAGGAGCGGCCGGGGGCCGAGGCTGCTGCCTTCATCTCCATCCAGGCCCTGCCGGCGCTGCTGGACCTGCCCCGGCAGCCGCAGGTCAGCAGGGTCAGCTGTGGCTCCCggcacacagctgctgtcacAC GAGGGGGTGAGCTCTACACCTGGGGCTGGGGTAAGTGA
- the LOC104305813 gene encoding protein regulator of cytokinesis 1 has product MRSAVTRQSEVLAAEVVAVLTEAMATLRDIWEEIGIPEEQRLERTRTAKKHIQELLVEMVKEEEGLKKHLLKSIELCQQKLHSLCKELQLEPLETEEEGTILEREKSLRTRVEVLLKQRRDRKEELKNLQEQEQDLCDLLCTAPFSIDAKAVPSLEQLDRYRRHLASLAAEKERRQEEFVRSRRQIILLMEELDHTPDTSFEQDVVDEDVEAFCLSTDNLAALQELLRQLEARRALNEAACAELRSRIKMLWERLQVPVEERESSAVHVPGCRARTRKALQLEVEHLEELKLQNMKAVIQAARAELADYWDRCCYSQEQKEAFSPYYDEDYTETLLELHDTEVVKMKNYYEAHKDLFEAVQKWEQSWNLFLELERKASDPSRFTNRGGSLLKEEKQRSKLQKVLSKLQDELEKKIQAWQQEHQTVFLVKGQQFMEHVKAQWQLYHQEKEKEKQERQLKRSRETEAVDGSTSLMPGKRRVLGPHTPGKVRKLRPPQTPSSIPTKMPHPGYREQNKENMAQQHGSTLSRGWTPAAPAQQSLGVNSVPSTYSAFTRELSKASTSDTVLNSTATTDCP; this is encoded by the exons TGAGGTGCTGGCGGCCGAGGTCGTGGCGGTCCTGACCGAAGCCATGGCGACGCTGCGGGACATCTGGGAGGAGATCGGAATCCCGGAGGAGCAGCGCCTGGAGCGTACCCGTACGGCCAAAaagcacatccag GAGCTTCTGGTTGAGATggtgaaagaggaggaaggtcTGAAGAAGCATCTTCTGAAGAGCATTGAGCTGTGTCAGCAGAAGCTTCACAGTCTCTGCAAGGaactgcagctggagcccttgGAG acagaggaggaaggaaccattctggagagagagaagagcctgCGGACCCGTGTGGAagtgctgctgaagcagaggagggacaggaaggaggagctgaagaacctgcaagagcaggagcaagacctgtgtgacctcctctgcaCCGCTCCGTTCTCCATCGACGCCAAGGccgtgcccagcctggagcagctggatcGCTATCGGCGCCACTTggcctccctggctgctgagaaA GAGCGAAGGCAGGAAGAGTTTGTCCGCAGCAGGCGGCAAATCATCCTCCTGATGGAGGAGCTGGACCACACTCCAGACACCAGCTTTGAGCAGGACGTGGTGGATGAGGATGTGGAAGCCTTCTGCTTGTCCACAGACAaccttgcagccctgcaggagctgctgcgcCAG ctggaaGCTCGGCGGGCGCTGAACGAAGCTGCGTGCGCAGAGCTGCGCTCCAGGATCAAGATGCTCTGGGAACGGCTGCAGGTccctgtggaggagagagagtcCTCTGCAGTGCACGTGCCTGGGTGCAGAGCCAGGACCAGGAAAGCT ctgcagctggaagtgGAGCATCTGGAGGAGCTGAAGCTGCAGAACATGAAGGCTGTGATTCAGGCAGCCCgggcagagctggctgactACTGGGACAGATGCTGCTacagccaggagcagaaggaggCCTTCAGCCCCTACTACGATG AGGACTACACAGAGACCCTGCTCGAGCTCCATGACACCGAGGTGGTGAAGATGAAGAACTACTATGAAGCACACAAAGATCTGTTTGAGGCTGTCCAGaagtgggagcagagctggaatcTGTTCCTGGAGCTGGAG AGGAAGGCATCTGACCCCAGCCGCTTCACCAACCGTGGGGGGAGTCTGctgaaggaggagaagcagcgcTCCAAGCTGCAGAAGGTGCTTTCCAAG CTACAGGATGAGCTGGAGAAGAAgatccaggcctggcagcaggagcaccagACTGTTTTCCTGGTGAAGGGGCAGCAGTTCATGGAGCATGTGAAGGCGCAGTGGCAGCTGTACCaccaggagaaagagaaggagaagcaggagagg cagctgaagaggagccgtGAGACTGAGGCAGTGGATGGCAGCACCTCGCTGATGCCTGGCAAGCGCCGGGTGCTCGGCCCCCACACGCCTGGCAAAGTAAGGAAG ctCAGGCCACCTCAGACCCCTAGCTCCATCCCCACAAAGATGCCCCATCCTGGCTACAGGGAGCAGAACAAGGAGAACATGGCCCAGCAGCACGGCAGCACCCTGAGCCGTGGGTGGACCcccgcagcccctgcccagcagagcctcgGCGTTAACTCTGTTCCCAGCACCTATTCTGCCTTTACG CGTGAACTTTCCAAGGCATCAACGTCCGACACCGTCCTCAACTCCACTGCTACCACTGACTGCCCCTAG